The following proteins are co-located in the Ptychodera flava strain L36383 unplaced genomic scaffold, AS_Pfla_20210202 Scaffold_32__1_contigs__length_2955704_pilon, whole genome shotgun sequence genome:
- the LOC139127474 gene encoding uncharacterized protein isoform X3 encodes MNGVIPLSGNASTLQPCYGTANGQPLYAPQNDDLNNESTLQLPRETTPVQCIQTQPVPGSPRNCDPDPDRLTSQLQLHRATQNQQPMSHWPYGNCDAKSTATKEAIYQAEKM; translated from the exons AATGCGTCGACTTTGCAGCCATGCTATGGTACAGCCAATGGTCAACCCCTGTATGCTCCACAGAATGACGATCTTAAT AATGAGTCGACTTTGCAGCTCCCCCGAGAAACAACACCCGTCCAATGCATACAGACACAACCGGTACCGGGATCCCCGCGAAATTGTGATCCTGATCCT GATAGGCTGACTTCACAGCTACAGCTCCACAGAGCAACTCAAAATCAGCAACCCATGTCTCATTGGCCGTACGGGAACTGTGAT GCAAAGAGCACAGCAACCAAAGAAGCAATATATCAGGCTGAGAAAATGTAA
- the LOC139127474 gene encoding uncharacterized protein isoform X1, which produces MSVLQDVFQSILDRLTNGIPERDRVRITPESPSLPYQIWLPFSPVQELTVNRVLGEIERVLQSYEEFTPDENIYINFIHVHMPQWVGKDWRRRPVNIARRLRLMRSVIRIANTDELCCARAIVTAIAHINRNSDPEWDSVRRGQQAQTRRAAELITQAGIPPGPCGNEELDKLQAAVPLYRIHVISDEKSGTFIYQGRDTAEPNIYLYHHDNHYDVVTSMPAFLKKAHYCHNCNTAYEYKHEHVCEVFCKYCRTPSICPPTDDKIYCKDCHRYFLGQQCFNNHNATSGHAVNTVCQVIRRCKLCGVTINWEKRSKKKKHRCGEKYCRSANNTKTVTTCVLSSLFARKRRRRLVQWITVMIRVMCSTSKSKKMMKKIVKKK; this is translated from the coding sequence ATGTCAGTACTACAAGACGTCTTTCAAAGCATCCTCGACAGGCTGACTAATGGCATCCCTGAAAGAGACCGTGTGCGAATTACACCGGAAAGTCCATCACTTCCCTATCAAATTTGGTTACCTTTCTCACCTGTGCAAGAGCTTACAGTCAACAGGGTATTGGGTGAAATTGAACGGGTGCTGCAATCATACGAAGAGTTCACTCCTGATGAAAACATCTACATCAACTTCATTCATGTACACATGCCTCAATGGGTAGGAAAGGATTGGAGAAGGAGACCTGTCAACATTGCCCGTCGACTCCGATTGATGAGGAGTGTTATCCGTATTGCTAACACCGATGAACTGTGCTGTGCAAGGGCAATAGTGACAGCAATTGCTCACATCAATCGCAACAGTGATCCTGAATGGGACTCAGTACGAAGGGGACAGCAGGCACAGACAAGACGTGCAGCTGAACTCATCACTCAGGCAGGTATTCCACCCGGGCCATGTGGAAATGAAGAACTCGACAAGTTGCAAGCTGCCGTACCATTATACAGGATCCATGTCATTTCTGATGAGAAATCTGGTACATTTATTTATCAGGGACGTGACACTGCAGAACCCAACATATACTTGTACCATCATGACAACCACTATGATGTGGTGACGTCGATGCCTGCATTTTTAAAGAAAGCCCACTATTGTCACAACTGCAATACAGCATACGAATACAAGCATGAACATGTTTGTGAAGTTTTCTGCAAATATTGCCGTACTCCCTCCATCTGTCCGCCTACTGATGATAAAATCTACTGTAAAGACTGTCATCGTTACTTTCTTGGTCAACAGTGTTTCAACAATCACAATGCAACAAGTGGTCATGCTGTAAACACTGTATGTCAGGTCATCCGTCGTTGCAAGTTGTGTGGCGTAACCATCAATTGGGAAAAGAGAAGTAAAAAGAAGAAACATCGTTGTGGTGAGAAATACTGCAGGTCTGCAAACAATACGAAAACAGTGACCACTTGTGTTTTATCCAGCCTATTcgcaagaaaaagaagaagacgACTGGTGCAGTGGATAACAGTGATGATCAGGGTGATGTGTTCGACTTCGAAGTCCAAGAAGATGATGAAGAAGATAGTGAAGaagaaataa
- the LOC139127474 gene encoding uncharacterized protein isoform X2, which produces MFPLCRSCAVTKQQASCEHSDDQRSFVGTWTTPELAKAVEKGYNVIKVFEVWHYRESEEYNTESQQGGLFTDYINTFLKLKQESSGWPSWCQTEDDQDRYIREYHEREGILLDKTKIHRNPGQRALAKLMLNSMWGKFAQRNNFPQLQYIQEPAELFRLLKSEQHTVNNLSFVNDNMVAVQHSLWDEFVEGAVNTNIVIAAFTTAYARLKLYDLLLVAIDERVLYFDTDSLIFVSKSDMYEPPLGDYLGDLTSELEPPGNYITKFVSGGAKNFAFCLAQPDRKGNRTLCKVRGITLNYCNSLNINFDAITRLVTTCPSSTITVNDRRVGCDVVTKVKVKNMP; this is translated from the coding sequence ATGTTTCCCCTTTGCAGAAGCTGTGCAGTTACCAAACAGCAGGCATCGTGTGAACATAGCGATGACCAACGATCCTTTGTAGGAACTTGGACAACACCAGAGTTAGCAAAAGCTGTGGAGAAGGGGTACAACGTCATCAAAGTGTTTGAGGTGTGGCACTACAGAGAAAGTGAAGAGTACAACACAGAGTCACAACAAGGTGGGCTCTTCACCGATTACATCAATACCTTCTTAAAGTTGAAACAAGAGAGCAGTGGTTGGCCTTCATGGTGTCAGACAGAAGATGACCAAGACCGATACATCCGTGAGTACCATGAGAGAGAAGGTATCCTACTTGACAAGACTAAGATTCATCGAAATCCAGGTCAGCGGGCATTGGCAAAACTGATGCTGAATTCCATGTGGGGCAAGTTTGCTCAACGTAACAACTTTCCACAGCTTCAGTACATCCAAGAACCTGCAGAACTCTTCCGGTTACTCAAGAGTGAGCAACACACTGTCAACAACTTGTCTTTTGTCAACGATAACATGGTCGCTGTACAACATTCACTTTGGGATGAATTTGTTGAAGGTGCCGTTAATACAAATATTGTCATTGCAGCATTCACCACAGCCTATGCCCGCCTGAAGTTGTATGATCTTCTTCTTGTAGCCATTGATGAGCGTGTCTTGTACTTTGATACTGATTCTCTCATCTTTGTCAGCAAGTCAGACATGTATGAACCACCTCTGGGTGACTACTTAGGAGATCTCACCAGCGAACTTGAACCTCCAGGCAATTACATTACCAAGTTTGTGTCCGGTGGAGCCAAAAACTTTGCCTTCTGTCTAGCACAGCCCGACAGGAAGGGAAACCGCACTCTTTGTAAAGTCAGAGGGATCACCTTAAATTACTGCAACAGTTTAAACATCAACTTTGATGCCATCACTCGTCTGGTCACCACTTGCCCATCATCAACCATCACCGTGAATGACCGACGTGTTGGATGTGATGTTGTCACAAAAGTGAAAGTAAAAAATATGCCCTAG
- the LOC139127475 gene encoding mRNA (2'-O-methyladenosine-N(6)-)-methyltransferase-like isoform X2, translated as MATPILSPRLLEEGWRKCYSVKAERPYYFNVKTNTSVWTMPTVSDQDERFADVPGRKIPDLPEPTQEVLMPDQTQSSQSSVAALVPQLSKPGTTSQAESSFSDMPNDLDRKVARRVAEYVYAKFILDQVIINQNCEGCREDDPSQKDHECLYYGDAPAGQWEAIIKYFNKCCQASQHVGFAEVCSSHG; from the exons ATGGCTACTCCTATACTATCACCAAGACTACTGGAAGAGGGATGGCGCAAGTGTTATTCAGTGAAGGCTGAACGTCCGTATTACTTTAATGTAAAGACCAACACCAGCGTCTGGACAATGCCAACAGTCTCTGACCAAGATGAGAGGTTTGCTGATGTTCCTGGGAGGAAGATCCCCGACTTGCCAGAGCCTACTCAGGAAGTGCTAATGCCTGATCAGACTCAGTCCAGTCAGTCATCAGTTGCTGCTTTGGTCCCTCAACTTTCCAAGCCTGGCACAACTAGTCAAGCAG AGTCTTCCTTCAGCGATATGCCAAATGACTTGGACAGGAAAGTGGCAAGGAGAGTGGCCGAATATGTCTATGCAAAGTTCATCCTGGACCAAGTCATCATCAATCAAAACTGTGAGGGTTGCAGGGAAGATGACCCATCACAGAAAGATCATGAGTGCCTGTACTATGGCGATGCCCCTGCAGGTCAATGGGAAGCGATCATCAAATACTTTAACAAATGCTGCCAAGCAAGTCAACATGTTGGTTTTGCAGAAGTCTGTTCTAGCCATGGCTAA